Within Psychrobacter sp. DAB_AL43B, the genomic segment AAGGAATAACTATGACTATTAAACAAAATACGATGAACAAAAAATCAGCTGTTAAATTGGCACTGTCAGGCATAAGTCTTAGTGCGTTGTTAGCACTTAGTGCTTGTAGTGGCGGTGATAATAAAGCGACTGATGAGCCTGCTGCTGTCAATGAAACTGAGACGGTGGTCGTAGAGCCAGAAACACCGGTTGCAGAACCTGCAGTGGTTACTCCTGAGCCTATGGTTGAGCCTGAGCCTGCTGAAGTGACGGTAGTAGAAACTGAAGAAGCTGC encodes:
- a CDS encoding c-type cytochrome, with product MTIKQNTMNKKSAVKLALSGISLSALLALSACSGGDNKATDEPAAVNETETVVVEPETPVAEPAVVTPEPMVEPEPAEVTVVETEEAAAEPVVLAADTGAKLYEKQCKVCHENGLLAAPKFGNKTDWAPHLVKDIDTLRMHSAKGFNKMPAQANAEVSEAEVHAAVDYMVAAVS